Part of the Paenibacillus terrae HPL-003 genome is shown below.
ACTTTATAGCTCATTGAATCCAGCAATGCCTTGGCGCGCTCCCAGTCCCGTTCTTGGCGGAAGGAAAGCCGCATAATACCGGGAACATCCTCCCGGCTTTCGATGATTTGCATATTGCTCAGGTTAATGCTGTTATCCCCCAGCTCTGTTGCAATTCGACCGATAATCCCCGGAGTATCCGGTACATCAATATACAGATCAAACGTTGAGACGATGACACCTTTGCGACGTTCCGGCAGTTCACTGCGGAAATGTCCCGCCGTCAAAAACTCGTCAGCGATTCCCTCTCCGTCTTGTATTCTCAGTAAATGGGTAAAACGTTCAATCTGCCCGTTCCACTCTTCCAGCAGACCTAGCAAAACATCACGATTGCTCAGCAAAATGTCCCGCCACACAATAGGATCACTGGAAGCAATTCGCGTAATATCGCGGAAGCCGCCAGCAGCCAGCGTACGGTACAACGGATTTTCGTCATTGTGCTTGCGCACCTGATTCACCAGTGCCGCTGCAATAATATGTGGAAGATGGCTGATTGCCCCGACAATGTCATCGTGCATATCAGGCTGGACACGCACAACCTGAGCTCCTGTATATTTCAACAGATGCTCCAGCGAACTGTAGGCTTCCTCAGGCACACCTTCTGCGGGGGAAAGTACATAGTAGGCATTCTCAAACAGCAACGCAGAAGCAGCCTTCACACCGGAACGCTCCGAGCCGGCCATCGGATGGCCACCAATAAAATAAGCATTACGTAAAGAGATTTCCGACGCTTTTTTGGCAATCGACGATTTTGTACTGCCTACATCGGTAATAATACAACCCTCTTTAAGCGGCAGCCTGCTTAACAGCTCCAGATAATGCTCCAGTAAGCCGACAGGTACGCATACAAAAACAAAATCGGCATCCTCTGCCGCCTCTTCAACCGAAAGAGTCGCAGTGTCCACGACACCACGGCTCAACATCGGCTCCATGAGTTCGGGGAGATGAGCATGACCGACAACGGTAATGCCCGGCTTCCCTTTAAAACAAAGCGCAAGGGACCCACCGATCAGTCCCACGCCGAAAATGGCAATCTTCATCAATTATCAAATCCCATCTGCGGAAATTATAGACGCGCTTTCGCCGCTTCCGCCCCAAGGACCTGTTCCAGCGCACGGATAAACCACTCATTTTGCGGCTGTGATCCAACCGACACCCTAATGTATGTCGGATATTTGTGATGACCAGCGCGAATAATCACGCCTCTACGAAGCAACTCCTGAAATACCTCACCTGACGGGCGACGTACATCCAGCATAATAAAATTACCATGTGCCGGAAAAGATTCCAGTCCAAGGCGCTTCAACTCATTTTGCAAATAGGCTCTGCCCTCTGCGTTGCGATCACGACATTCCTGCACAAAATCCTGATCTTCCAACGCCGCAACCGCCGCCGCCTGTGCTACCCGCGAAGTATTGAACGGCTCACGAACTTGATTAATCAGGCGAATCGTTGCCACAGCTCCCATGCCATATCCGATGCGAAGCGATGCCAGACCGTAGATTTTGGAGAAAGTGCGCAATACAACCAGATTTTCATAGGCTGGCAACAAACGAATACCGTCTGGATAAGTACTATCCGTCACAAACTCGAAATACGCCTCATCCAGCACAACCATAACATGCTTCGGCACCCGATCCAAAAATGCGATCAGCTCTGCTTCAGGTACAATCGTGCCTGTCGGGTTGTTCGGATTACAGACCCAGATCATTTTCGTACGGTCGTTAATCTGAGACAACATGGCTTCCAGATCATGCACCCCGTCACGCAAAGGCACCTCAACAGCAACCGCTCCCTCAATTTCCACATTGCTCTTGTATACGGAGAAGGTCTGATCGGCCATGATACTTTCTTCCCCTGGAAGAAGAAAAGCACGTGTAATCAACGCGATAATCTCGTCAGAGCCACAGCCATAAATAAACTGATCCTCTTTCAAGCCCGTATGTTTAGCCAGCGCCTGTGTTAAAGCTACCGCGCTGCCGTCAGGATATACACTAATATTCGCAAATTCCTCCTGAATGGCCTGCAGTACCTTAGGAGAGCTGCCATACGGATTTTCATTCGAGGCGAGCTTGATCACTTCATCAAGTCCCAGCTCACGCTTCACATCTTCAATCGGTTTACCGGGTTGATATACCGGCAAATGTACAATATGCGGTTTAGGTTGCATGCCCCTACCTCCTCTAATCCATTCAAAACTACATTTGCTGCTTTCTATATTGACACCAGTTACAGCTTTAATTGTGCCACAAAATTACGAATTTGCAAAAGTCCTTCTTCTCTGCGCGCAGAATCATCCAGCAGCGGGATCGCTTCCTCCACCTGACGCACAATGGCACTTCCGACGACAACTCCATCACAGATGTCCGAAAAACGGGTGACCTGCTCCCTGGTAGAAATACCGAACCCAACCGCTACCGGAATATCCGTATGCCGCTTGACCTGCGCGATGAAGCCCTCTATGCCCTCAAAAAAGGAAGCTCTTTCCCCGGTCACCCCAAGGGAGGATACGCAGTATACAAATCCGCGCGCTTGACGAACAATTCGTTCAATCCGCTGTTCAGAAGTTGGAGCCACCAACGGAATCAGATGCACACCAACCTCTGCTGCCCGTCCTCCCAGCTCTTCTGCTTCCTCAAGCGGAAGATCGGGAATGATCAGACCGCTGATGCCATGCTTCTGCAAGCCTGCAAAGAAAGCATCCATGCCCATCTGCAACACAGGATTATAATACGTGAACAAAATAAAAGGCA
Proteins encoded:
- the trpA gene encoding tryptophan synthase subunit alpha, giving the protein MNLIDQVFGRLKNEGKTALIPFLTVGDPDVDTTVEIIRQLESAGADILELGVPYSDPLADGPVIQRASERALKRQISIRTCMETASLARAAGSSLPFILFTYYNPVLQMGMDAFFAGLQKHGISGLIIPDLPLEEAEELGGRAAEVGVHLIPLVAPTSEQRIERIVRQARGFVYCVSSLGVTGERASFFEGIEGFIAQVKRHTDIPVAVGFGISTREQVTRFSDICDGVVVGSAIVRQVEEAIPLLDDSARREEGLLQIRNFVAQLKL
- the hisC gene encoding histidinol-phosphate transaminase, yielding MQPKPHIVHLPVYQPGKPIEDVKRELGLDEVIKLASNENPYGSSPKVLQAIQEEFANISVYPDGSAVALTQALAKHTGLKEDQFIYGCGSDEIIALITRAFLLPGEESIMADQTFSVYKSNVEIEGAVAVEVPLRDGVHDLEAMLSQINDRTKMIWVCNPNNPTGTIVPEAELIAFLDRVPKHVMVVLDEAYFEFVTDSTYPDGIRLLPAYENLVVLRTFSKIYGLASLRIGYGMGAVATIRLINQVREPFNTSRVAQAAAVAALEDQDFVQECRDRNAEGRAYLQNELKRLGLESFPAHGNFIMLDVRRPSGEVFQELLRRGVIIRAGHHKYPTYIRVSVGSQPQNEWFIRALEQVLGAEAAKARL
- a CDS encoding prephenate dehydrogenase; this encodes MKIAIFGVGLIGGSLALCFKGKPGITVVGHAHLPELMEPMLSRGVVDTATLSVEEAAEDADFVFVCVPVGLLEHYLELLSRLPLKEGCIITDVGSTKSSIAKKASEISLRNAYFIGGHPMAGSERSGVKAASALLFENAYYVLSPAEGVPEEAYSSLEHLLKYTGAQVVRVQPDMHDDIVGAISHLPHIIAAALVNQVRKHNDENPLYRTLAAGGFRDITRIASSDPIVWRDILLSNRDVLLGLLEEWNGQIERFTHLLRIQDGEGIADEFLTAGHFRSELPERRKGVIVSTFDLYIDVPDTPGIIGRIATELGDNSINLSNMQIIESREDVPGIMRLSFRQERDWERAKALLDSMSYKVVV